The DNA region AAGAGCTTTAATTGACACTGTCAAGTTATTACATGATTTCACTCTCAAGCCGAATAGTGTAGCAGTAACACAATGCCCGCTATTCGGTCAAAAATCTCAGGCCATACTAGACAGTCTTGTTTAACCTTCCACAAAACGGCAAAATGACTTTTGTAATGGCATAGCTAAAGGTTATAATTAGTCTATCTGATTAAAACGTTATGTGCTGCAGTTGGGGTACAAATGTTAGCTGAGGCAGCTAactgaaattatttttatttgattagacTGATTGATTGTTCTCACAGTTGAGGGTTTTTATCATGCGCTAGCGATCCAAGCCTGCGCATTAGTATTTTCCTCATCAGCAGAAAGAGAATAAACAGAAATCTAATAAAAATTCATTTTATGGGATATATAACATACAAAGCAAGTGTTAGATTTGCCAGTTTATTAGATTAATGAGATAAAGAGGCTCATATAAATAGACTCTTCCTGCTTGAACAAGAAGCAAAGCAATTTGTGTAATTATGCCCTGTGCTGAATGCCCACATCTAagcaaaaatgtatttgtcatagATTAACTCTGCATTTGATCTAATTAAAAGTATTTCTTCCCctgacatcttttttttttctctcccatTTTCAGGTCCCTGAGAATCTCATTGAGCCTTCTCTCATGGACCTCCATGGCCATGCGGAGGACTCTTGGGAGTGGGACGAGATGGACATGACCATCTGCGATCTGGATACACAGGATTGCGAAGATGAGCAAAACCCTGGATCCAAATCACACCTTAATTCCCCAAAGGAGCCTTTAAATCTCACAGAGTCATGCCCAAATGACACACACTGCGGAGCAGCCTTGAGCTCCACAGAATTGAACGCCTCTTCTCATGTTTATCAGGTGTACAGTCTGCATAATGTTGAACTCTACCAACAACCCCAGTATAATCACAAATCATCCTCAACCAAAACCCAACAATCAATGTTGAAGCGCCTGAGCATGGACTCCTCCTTCTCCTCAGCTGAATCCCTACCTGATATTTTGGGAGACCTGTTGAAGGGAAAGCAGGGGCTGCTGTCGGATTCAGCCAGGAGATCCGAGAGCGAAAGTGGGATAGTTAGTGAAGGGGACATGGAGACCACGGGTAACTCCGAGGTTTGCCTGCTGTTCCAAAGCGATGATCCGAAAGTTTGTGTTACTCTCACCCCTCCTATGAGAGAAGATGGAGACAGAGTCTCAGATGAAGACATAGACAGAGTTTTGGAGCGTGCCAACAAGTGTGCAGAATATGGTGACAGTCTTGCCATTGGGCAGAGAGACCACCAATGGCATATCATGAGAAAGAAGAGAGAAGATAGTGGAGAAAGCAGGAAGAAACACCGCAAGGAGCCAGCGAAGATCCAAGAGGCTAACGAAGACAGAGTGTCTACACACCGAAAGCTCCAAAAGGAGTTCGCGCAGCTCTCCCAGGGGTCTTCCCTTGACTCTTTGTTTGCTGTAGGGGAGTTATTCCCATCGAGCAAAGAGACATTGACTCGTAGCACTTCCCTGGAAAGCTGGCTTGCGCCATGTAAAAGCGCAGAGGACGCAGGCAGTAAGGAAAGTCTGAGGGATGTCGAATCGACCGTGGAGCCCACGGGGGAACTCAGCAGAAGAACTCTGGAGCTTCTAAAACGCCTTGAGAACATCCAAAGCCCTCTTGCAATGAAGATGACGCGTAGCATCTCTGACGTAACGCTCCAGAGCAGCTCGCTGTGGCGTGGGTCACGCTCGGCTGGTGCTCCCTCCTCCATTAACGAGAGCTCGGCAGCCTCCCTGACAGAGTTAAGCAGCACCGAGGACTCATCCGTTGCGTCCGAGGACCTAGCTGTGCAAATGAACCGCTGTGTGGCCGGCGAGTCCAATGCATCCTTCCGTAAACATTGCCGCAGCCAGCAACAAGTCGACGAGACCGACGCAAGCATCAGTATGGTCGTCAACGTTTCCTGCACTTCAGCCTGTACTGATGATGAGGATGATAGTGATCTTCTATCCAGCTCCACTTTGACGCTCACTGAAGAAGAGCTCGGTATTAAAGACGATGACTCTAGCGTAACCTCAGAGGAGGAGTACATTGATGGTTCCCTCGCTCTTGGGCTGGATTATATAAAGGATGAGTTTCAAAGCTGGATGAAGCCTAGATCTCAGAGTAAAGAGAAAAATGAGGTAGATCTAGTGGATGAGCTCCAGTGTGGCACCATGTCGAAAGACATCCTGTCACCCGTTAAGACAGGCAACGATCGCCACTTTCTCAGCCGGTCTGCGCTGAAGCTCTTAGAAGCCAAGACTAATGCTAAAAACGAGAGCCTCAAGCAACAGGAGGTGGATGGCACCCGAAGGGACGCCACCAGGAGCTATATCAGCCGCTTCGTGGATGACATGGAGAACGGGAATGTCGAGAGCTCTCACATCAAAGGGAAAGATGAAGATGATGAGCTGCTGAGGGAAGAGGGAAGTCTGCTAACCAAGAAAGGGGAATCATTTAAAGGCTCTTATGTGGTGGATGCAAATATGGTGACTGCCACCTCTCCGTCCTCATGCGAACAGCTAAGCTTGTGCTCCCTGGAAGGGCAGCTCAAAGGCGAGCTGCCATGTCACAGTTCCCATCGTCCCTCTCCCTCTATCTCTCCCATAGACGAGTGTTCGGGGTTAGCTGCACACGCTCACAGCCGACAAAAGCAACTCGCAGCCTTTCTGAATGACGTCCACGAGAACCATCAAGAAAGCTCTTCAGAGAGCTGCAACCACCCTGCTTTCATCTCTGAAGAGGCCAAGAGCGACAGTGTCCATGACTTTGTGATGGAGATCATCGACATGACATCTGTGGCCCTGAAGACCAAAGAGGCGCCGGCAGAGCAGCCTACGGAGGCGTGTAGCCCGACGTCCGTATCTCAGATCAGAGAGAAGGTCCTCGAGCACTCCCATCGGCTTATCCATTTGCGCAAGGGCGACTTCTACTCCTATCTGTCGCTGTCCTCGCACGATAGCGACTGCGGAGAGGTCAGCACCTGCGCGGAGGACAAGAGCAGCACCCCGATCCTTTCGAGCACGCCAGATATCCGTGACGAAGAGCCGCTCTTCGAGGCCTGCACCGAGGAAGTGTACTTGGGCCCGCCGCTCTGTTACAGCATGTCCATTAGCAAACGGCCCACGAGACACGGCGGCAAACTAATAGAGCCCCTTGGTCCCCCGAGCCCAGCACCTTCGTCGGGCTGCGACGAATACCAAAAAGCACATGGTATTTCTCAAGAAAGTGTAGCTGGTAGCCAGCCAGAGTGCCATAATGAGGCGCCTTATCTTAATCCTTTACCATGTGAAACCCCGATAGATACTGTTGAATGTTTTGCAGATACTAAAATGCTTGAATCCAATATTTCCCCTGTAATGACTAAGATAAGAGTCTCTTGCTCCACTACAAATCCTTTAAAAGAGGATGGCAGCCTTTATATTAATCCCAAAATTAACTGTCCGCTGATAAGGAAGACTGATAGCGATGAAAGGGCTCCTGCTTCACAGTTGATGAAACAGAAGAACGTCGGCAAAGGGCGCCGCTCTCTACAGGAAGCCAAGTCGACTCATAAACAGGTGTGTTTCGACATTACACCACGCTCTATCTACTTGTAATGAGAGCGGTGTGTGTTTCTGCTGAATTCATCTCATTGACTAAATATTTAAGAGGGGATTTTTATTCATTCTCTCACCCCCTTCTCACCCCTCCCCGCCGCTTTTCCCCTGAAGTGCTAATGGAAGAAGGATTTGCAGGCGTAGATTTAAAATTTTAAGGTCTACAGAACAGAATAATCATAATCAGTCAGATTATATTATGATTCATAAGCAAGAATGCGGCGAGGATCATTACTTAATTTCATGACTGAATTAGCATGTATTTGTGTTCTTTTTAAGTAGTTTTCCATTTCATATGCAAACTTCTCTCTGCTTGCTTCCAACTCTGTCTGCAAATCCTACGTTTGACCTTATATCAGGCGAATTAGGTTCCTGCTTTCCAGCTAATCACTGAGACTGAAAACACTAAATTAATTTTGCTCAAGTCATCAATTGAATTGCAGTGTTTGTACTTGAATGGACAtattcatttcattaaaataGCTGGATGGTGTCTTATGAAAACAGAAAGGGAACTATTACCCCCACTCACCACTGTGTCTTTCCATCTTTTTTCCATCagtctgtctgttttttttttttcaattcagtgTACTTAATTGGTATGTATTaaattttaaaagcattttcagGCTACATGTGAATAGTgccaaataaataatataacagtGTAACATTTTTATGTACCTAAtactttttgttaaaatatatatttttttatattctaatTTAATATACAGACATTTTTGGTTGACTTTGGAGGATAAGTGTTTGTGAAACCTGtctgcaaacattttttgctaTTTTGTTTAGTAACTTTATTGGCACAGAAATACAACAAAGaacaattatataattttatgcaGTTTCATTTCTAACTGAATTTActtgaaattaatttaatttaattttgttttgtgaaacaaattttattttgtgtgaacaattttattttactttattttattttgtgaaacctgTCTGCTAACAATCATCTTTTGTGCTATTTTGTTTAGTAACTTTATTGGCACAGAAATACAACTTTAAAATTTCAAAGAACAATTTActtgaaattaatttaatttcattttattttgtgaaacctgTCTGCAAACAGGCATCATTTTTGCTATTTATTGGTGCAGAAATACAAGTTTTAAGTTTTCAAGaacaattttatttgattttattttattttgtgaaacctgTCTGCAAACAATCATCTTTTGTGCTATTTTGTTTAGTAACTTTATCGGCGTAGAAATACAAACCTTTAAAAATGCAAGcacatttgaattgaattgaattgaattgactaaGTAATAAAGTAAGAAATGTAAAGTATCAATGCAACACAttttacacaaaaacaaaaaaaatgttataaaaagaaataaatgatAAAAGTAACATTTCTGTTGTTCTCGGTCTTCCAGCTGGCAAGGTCAGAGAGCAGCAGTGGTGTTGCGGAGGGCTGCAGGGCTCAGATCAGCGGTCCGCAGACAGATAGCTCATCTGCAGGAAGGAGTAGAGTCAGCAGCAGGCCTCAGGTCAAGGTAGGTGCTATAGGACTCGCTTCAACACACACAACCTCTCCCTCCCGGCCACTTCTACCGCACCGCTGAAAAACAGCCGCGGGGTCTTTTCGACGTCAAGTGTTACATTGCAAACAACCCCATTTTCCATTGCTCTCCGTACTGCGCGTTAGCGTGATTTATTAGTAGCGTGTTTTGAAATGAGCCTGTTTTGTGTTTTCCCATTGTTTGTTGGTTGTGAAATTCTGCTTGATAAAAACCCAAAGGCTCAGTTCTCGATGACGCAAATGCCTGGTCTGGACCGGCAGTGTTATGGTTTAAATTATAGGCCACTGTACTTTCTACATGATGACTCCCTTACCAGTAAATTGGTTTGAAAAGCATTCATTACGTAACGTAGTCCATATATCCAGTGGGGTTAGCCTTGGAATTGTCTTCCCATttttctctgtctttctctctcaccGTCTCTTTCTCTGTCGCTGCCGTGGCCTCATCAGCGCAGGGCTGAAATAATGAACGCGTGTCGGTCGGCAATCATTTCTCCTGACGAAAAGCATATACGGCAGATGGAAAACTTAAAGAGAGCTGCTTTCTTAGTCTCTAATAAATTTCCTGACTGCAACGATACACGACACATTGTAATCTAGAGGAATTAACAGATGGCAAACACACAGTCTTGAGCTACACTTGGGGTTGGACAAAAATGTAGGTTTTTTTAGGAACTGGCTTTCTTTCAGTTCAGGAGCATACATTCTGAAGGCAGTTGTGAATGATGCACAGCCCTGCGGCTAGCTAACACTTGGCAAATATTTCTAAGAAAATGTGAGTTTTGGTGTGTAACCACCACATACATAAATGATGAAATGATAACGGTTATATGATACAAAGGGAAGGTCATCTTGAAGATTGTTAGTAGTTGGTGAGTCGGACACATTTCAGCGAGCGCCCGAGGCTTCAGGGACACGGTAAACAGCAGAGAGAGCCAACTATCCGTCTCTACAGACACTATCATGTCAGCCCTGCGGTCATTGTGGGTTCAGCTCACACTACACAGTCAAATGCACTGCAGAGAAGACCTGAGCCAAACTAACAAACATACTAATCAAATGCAATGCTTTACTGTACATATAGTATTAAATTGTATTGTCCACAGGATGTTGAATTGCAATGATATTATAATCACCATATATAGATATAATCTTGTGTGTGTATAAATTTGCTTAATTTTACTGTCTTTTTCAACTATTTTTACAATTTCTTAAATGGTTGAATAGAAGTCAAGTCAATACATAAAACAACAATatacaataaaatttaaatcagtacatactTTATCATTTATACTTTTGTacattatatatttacaaaaatataaatatatttgtatttactttacatgtaatctaaaattaaatagtatagtaaaataaaatttattataacatttttatatgaatattttattattttataattaatgtttaattaatttttttagcaaaattaaaataagtatttatatcattcatatttgtatttttattatatatatgtattatacaaatatatatgtatatatacacacatttatttacatatattaataaaattttatattattgtatattgtataatatatgcacatttattattgtaattatatattaactatatatttaaatatgtaactatatatacacatttatttatttacttataaatTTACATTTGTACATAGtataatgtttacatttattattgtaattatatagttaattatatattaaccatatatttaaatatgtaatgtAATTCTATAGTTAAATAtatcaattattaataataacatgagagagaaaataatatatacaatttaaatattatatatatatatatatatatatatatatatatatatatatatatatatatatatatatacacacacacacacacacacacacgttaaatTGTACTATTTTTCTTATACATGCAATTATTAATAGTTTATTAGAagtcaaataaatacataaaacaataaacagtaaaattcacATTAGTAAataatttatgtatattatacatttacaattatttatttaatttatgtatatatatatatatatatatatatatatatatatatatatatatatatatatataattacattttatttattttcaatatataatataatatatttgcatttattattgTACTATGtagtaaattatatattaaacaaaCTTAAATATGTAATTACATTATATAAATGACTAATATTAATATGAGAGAGTCTGATTTTATAATGAGTGTGATATTGATATAGAGAGAGAGATCTGAATTGCAATCAGTCACTGCAGTATTTCAGTTGCTAACTGTGTGAATCTGTGTGTTTTTCTTGTAGAGAATCTCTGGAAGTGTGGCCACACCTGTGTGTAAACCCTGACTGATCTAGCGGAGGCTCTCTGAGGTCTGACGCTCCACCTCTGGATGCTGACGTGGGGTCTGGAACGGACACCTAAATGGATGTTAGTGCATGGGCCATTAGTCTGGCACTTTAGAGATCTAAGTCTTTCATCCTCAGCACCCTCATCCTCTTCCTCCTGGCTGCTTTACTATTTACCTGTGACCTTTGCCCTCCTGGTGACCACCACTTCAAGCTCCACACTAGACTGAGCTACCTCATCAGTCTTCCACCATCCCGACCCTTAAACGTACACCGCTAAAGTACACATAAACCTCTTCTATCATAACCCTGATGCTACTAGACCTGATCAGCCAGCTAGCGCAGATTCAGTTATGTGAGGGTCACCCCATCAATCAGTAATGTGGTCCTAATCAGCCTGGAATGAGACGTGACGCTGTAAGATCACTCACGCGGAGGTTATCGAACAGGCTTCGCGTTCTTCTCTTGCCGACTGACGTAGCGCCACAGTTTCTATGCAACACGACGGTTGTGTGATGTTGTGTGGCATGTGATCTTTGGCAGTTTGATGCGATATCGTTTTTTTTACTCCCTGATAAacaaagaaatgtataaacattttGTGCCTTGCAGTTACTACATTTTGTTGAACACTGCTTCACCCCCGTTGTGTGTCCTGTGATCGGTGAGAAAGCAGACGTGCGGCAAGGCTGAGAATGACGAATGGGCATCTGTAAATATGTAAACTGTACGTTCAAAACCCTGGTGTATAATGATGTCATATTACTTCATGGTCGTGTTACTGTTTGTGTTACGTGACGTGGATATATAGCTACTGTTAGACTGCATGGTGAACTATGTACAAGAAAACTTCCATAAATAAACCTAATTTAATGAATTCAGCGCACACGCCATTCTTTCCACagactggggctagttgtcacagttTTGCATCAGGTAAGTACTGGAATactgtttacatacacttgattcttaatactgtgttgttacatgaatgatccacagctgtgttttttgtttagtggtatttgtttatgagtcccttgtttgtcctgaacagttaaactgcctgctgttcttcagaaaagtccttcaggtctcacaaattatttggtttttcagcatttttgcgtatttgaatcctttccaacaatgactttatgctTAAtgaggctcttaatgcatcatgtttcctgctggagcatcagtgagtatttgaaccttctgtaaaagttgcatatgagtgcctcagttgtcctcagaatcatagagtcattgttggaaatggttcaaatatgcaaaaatgatgaaaacccaaagaatttatgagacctgaaagatttttctgaaaaacagcaggcaatttaactgctcaggacaatcactatacaaacaaacaaacaaaaaaacagctgtggatcattcaggtaacaacactgtattaagaatcaagtgtatgtaaacttttgaacagggtctttttttttttctctcttgtgaactatacgtaaatgtcttttatgtgaaatatcttattcaggtcagtactaattaaaaaataacatgcattttgtatgatccctcttattttggtcaaataattaacattttgcatattctgcaaggtgtatgtaaacttttgatttcaactgtatatgTTAAGTATGAAACAAaaattcattgaataaatattgaTATATTTGCTTTTATAACAGGTATATTATGACACTATATGGAGTAGGTTGTCACAATTTGAACCTGCTATTTATGgacatttgagaatatatattgAAATAAGAAATATGAAGTACAAATCTGCATTTATATGTGATATATCCTAGCAATGTTTGATTTTTTATTcaacaaaatgtaaataatagaATTTATTCTAATAAacttttagtattttaaaaagCTCATGAAAATTTCATAGAATCACAGAAAcgtaaaacaaaaaagtaaacatACAAATCCAAATCATTTTAGATAAGAAACTATAAATAATAAActgtaaaaaattacatttaacaaaTGTGACAATGAATTTACCCTTGTTCTGAAAGCACTTCAACCACATAATTTCCATTACATTCTACCTTTCAAACCTTGAGGTTTCGTaagacatttttatgtttttagaagTAGACTTTTATGCTcagcaatgctgcatttatttgtttaaaatccagtaaaaacaatattgtgaaatattattacaatttaaaataacatttttcttttatatatatatatatatatatatcaagaaacatttcttattattatcagtgttgaaaacggttgtgctgcttaataattttgtggaaacacttaatttttgaatatgaataggaagttcaaaagaacaatacattttaaatattctttgtaacattattaacgtctttactgttacttttgatcaaatgaatgtgCTCTGAATTAATGATTATAAAATGCAACGTATCTGTGCATGAAACTGTATGTAGAAATCTGAAAACTCACCATAGCAACATACTGTAGATAGCAGGTCATATGCATCAGCTTTAAAGCCGCGCCTGAACCTCAGCCGGTTATTTTTGTGGCTAATATGCTGTTTACAGGAAGTCCTGATGACTCTGAAGATTGCGTGATGGGCCCTCAGAGATTCAGATATACAGTGGCATCGGAACCTCTGCAACTCTTCGACAGCCAATCAAGCGCTCTCCTGATTGCGCCGCCGCGGCCTGATGATAAACTCTCTGCCATAATCGCCCATCGGCTCCTGCAGGATTGCGTGTTTGTTGATGATGAGTGCGCGCTTGCACCGGAACAAAATCAGTCGGCGGGAATGAAAGACTCACGGAGGACGAGAAAAGCGACGTGCGTCTGCTTCCTTATGAAACGGGAGTACAGTGTGCTACTGTATCTCACTAAAGCCGTCGCActacaaatcaaaataaaacgaTTTcatgctaatttaaaaaaaaaaaaaaagtttaatttgctGACAgtgtattcaccctcaggccagcCAAGATGaaagtttcttcatcagaacaggtttggagaaatttagAAATTTTGTAAAgcaagtgttctgagtttgtcacCACTTAGCCAAATCTGAATGATAAAAAACAcaaagtaaattaaataaatcataaaaatctttaaaaaaaaatatgcctTTAATCGCTGGGGGCGTGTCCATTGTCGGCGTTAAAGCCACGCCCACTCGCGAGGTTTCGTaagacatttttatgtttttaaaagtagacttttatgctcaccaatgctgcgtttatttgttaaaaatacagtaaaaacgtcaatattgtaaaatattactttaaaatattttttatacctatattttaaaatgtaatctattcctgtgatgcaaagctgaattttcagcatcattactccagtccttagtttttacatgatccttcagaaatcatataatatgctgatttgctgctcaagaaacatttcttattattatcagtgtgctactttatctcactacaaatcaaaataaaacgaTTTaatgctaattaaaaaaaaaattcacccaagatgtagatgagtttagcATTGTAAAgcaagtgttctgagtttgtcacCTCCCAGACAAAtcgaaatgataaaaaaaaacacaaaataaattaaattataaaaatcttttaaaaaatacactttcaaTCGCTGGGGGCGTGTCCGCTGTCCGCGTTAAAGCCACGCCCACTCGCGGGAAAGCTACAACCTCTCTCAACTTTAAGTATGGAGACTCTTTTGTAAATTATCGCAACCAAGTAATATGCATTTGTGTGAC from Garra rufa chromosome 21, GarRuf1.0, whole genome shotgun sequence includes:
- the akap6 gene encoding A-kinase anchor protein 6, producing MSMWLPKKTQLLGWSESLKRSGTELPADFDQRLTALRSKWDQLEKTLAEHVEPSVGQRSQRELLSPDTNRMVTQLESRIKELKSWLRETELFIFNLNLRPEAQQCESSTQDADDPQATKQLQHFKALCTEVRGRRKGISSVLRLCQRLLDGPEQQSSEAERQSLQLLQVNLERRWEAIVMQVLQWQTRLKRSLGRDQVPENLIEPSLMDLHGHAEDSWEWDEMDMTICDLDTQDCEDEQNPGSKSHLNSPKEPLNLTESCPNDTHCGAALSSTELNASSHVYQVYSLHNVELYQQPQYNHKSSSTKTQQSMLKRLSMDSSFSSAESLPDILGDLLKGKQGLLSDSARRSESESGIVSEGDMETTGNSEVCLLFQSDDPKVCVTLTPPMREDGDRVSDEDIDRVLERANKCAEYGDSLAIGQRDHQWHIMRKKREDSGESRKKHRKEPAKIQEANEDRVSTHRKLQKEFAQLSQGSSLDSLFAVGELFPSSKETLTRSTSLESWLAPCKSAEDAGSKESLRDVESTVEPTGELSRRTLELLKRLENIQSPLAMKMTRSISDVTLQSSSLWRGSRSAGAPSSINESSAASLTELSSTEDSSVASEDLAVQMNRCVAGESNASFRKHCRSQQQVDETDASISMVVNVSCTSACTDDEDDSDLLSSSTLTLTEEELGIKDDDSSVTSEEEYIDGSLALGLDYIKDEFQSWMKPRSQSKEKNEVDLVDELQCGTMSKDILSPVKTGNDRHFLSRSALKLLEAKTNAKNESLKQQEVDGTRRDATRSYISRFVDDMENGNVESSHIKGKDEDDELLREEGSLLTKKGESFKGSYVVDANMVTATSPSSCEQLSLCSLEGQLKGELPCHSSHRPSPSISPIDECSGLAAHAHSRQKQLAAFLNDVHENHQESSSESCNHPAFISEEAKSDSVHDFVMEIIDMTSVALKTKEAPAEQPTEACSPTSVSQIREKVLEHSHRLIHLRKGDFYSYLSLSSHDSDCGEVSTCAEDKSSTPILSSTPDIRDEEPLFEACTEEVYLGPPLCYSMSISKRPTRHGGKLIEPLGPPSPAPSSGCDEYQKAHGISQESVAGSQPECHNEAPYLNPLPCETPIDTVECFADTKMLESNISPVMTKIRVSCSTTNPLKEDGSLYINPKINCPLIRKTDSDERAPASQLMKQKNVGKGRRSLQEAKSTHKQLARSESSSGVAEGCRAQISGPQTDSSSAGRSRVSSRPQVKRISGSVATPVCKP